Proteins from one Holophagales bacterium genomic window:
- a CDS encoding STAS domain-containing protein — protein sequence MHVEVRKKGDVVVADLTGRLVGGVGDEILREVVNELLAEGWKKILLNLSGVQVVDSAGIGELVASHKLCHSFGAQLRLLRLPKRVKETLHLAALLPVFHVFEDEKDALHDLAVPPTA from the coding sequence ATGCACGTCGAGGTTCGAAAGAAGGGCGACGTCGTCGTCGCCGACCTGACCGGAAGGCTCGTAGGCGGTGTCGGGGACGAGATCCTGCGCGAGGTCGTGAACGAGCTCCTGGCCGAGGGTTGGAAGAAAATCCTCCTCAACCTCTCGGGAGTCCAGGTCGTCGACAGCGCCGGGATCGGCGAGCTCGTCGCCAGCCACAAGCTCTGCCATTCGTTCGGGGCGCAGCTGCGCCTCCTCAGGCTTCCGAAGAGGGTCAAGGAGACGCTCCACCTGGCGGCGCTCCTCCCCGTCTTCCACGTCTTCGAGGACGAGAAAGACGCCCTGCACGACCTGGCCGTCCCACCGACGGCCTGA
- a CDS encoding glycosyl hydrolase: MEGMRFRCIGPFRGGRVTAVAGVRGQRNVAWQGATGGGVWKTTDGAASWEAVSDKDFRTGSVGAVAVAESDPNVVWVGMGEAPIRGNVSHGDGVWRSTDAGRTWKHLGLSATQQISALRVHPKDPDVAWVAAQGKVWGPSEERGIYRTKDGGKSWTRVLFVDANTGASDLSVDPSNPRILYAGMWQVVRRPWELVSGGPGSSLFRSDDGGDTWKKLAKGLPEGTWGKVGVAASGVKPGRVWALVEAEKGGLFRSDDWGESFTKVNEENDLRQRAWYYTGVYADPGSADSVWVTNVQLWKSVDGGKTFTSVPTPHGDHHDLWTDPADPSHLIVGDDGGAYVSYDGGRTWSSIENQPTGQFYRVAVDDRFPYRVYGAQQDNTTVAIASRSRGREIGREEWHAVGGCESGWIAPKPGEPDVVYAGCYGGSITRYDHRTGEEREITAWPQLAIGRPATDLKYRIQWNAPILVSRHDPNVLWHAAQLLLESRDEGQSWKEISPDLTRNDRTKQGSSGGPITKDNTGVEVYGTIFALAESRLAKGLLWAGSDDGLVHVTRDGGATWKNVTPKGLPEWTQVNAIEASPHAAGTAYLAGTLYKLGDFTPHLWKTADYGATWTRIDAGIPRDAFTRVVREDPEQSGLLFAGTEMGLFVSFDAGKVWTRFQRNLPVVPITDLAFKDGDLVVATQGRAFWILDDLSPLRQWSDDVAAARLHLFAPRSAVRFPGGGDPAKPPKAAGQNPPPGAVISFWLKEAPKEGEVVALEILEGERVLRRFTNEKRDEKAVEEAESPTETPLEPVAGLNRFSWDLRGLKPSLVPKAVLWGSKEGPLVAPGRYDIRFRALGETRTASVEVVPNPAVKVAPADLARQAAFLADLTAALSRTHDTVRTLRDVRAQVVAVATRAKKTGASPAVAESAKALESRLLAVEAKLVNPKLKSSQDVLNFPPALDHQIVGLVSAASSADAPPTAGAIAYWAELKQTLETVWKEASEVLAGDVAAFNARLASAGIAPVAELSPKAP; the protein is encoded by the coding sequence ATGGAGGGGATGCGGTTCCGTTGCATCGGGCCGTTCCGGGGCGGGCGCGTGACCGCGGTCGCCGGGGTCCGCGGCCAGCGGAACGTCGCCTGGCAGGGCGCCACCGGCGGCGGGGTCTGGAAGACGACCGACGGCGCAGCGAGCTGGGAAGCGGTGTCCGACAAGGACTTCCGCACCGGCTCCGTCGGCGCGGTCGCCGTCGCCGAGTCGGACCCGAACGTCGTCTGGGTCGGGATGGGCGAGGCGCCGATCCGCGGCAACGTCTCGCACGGCGACGGGGTCTGGCGGTCGACGGACGCGGGGCGCACGTGGAAGCACCTGGGCCTTTCGGCCACGCAACAGATCTCGGCGCTCAGGGTCCACCCGAAGGACCCCGACGTGGCGTGGGTGGCCGCGCAGGGAAAGGTCTGGGGACCGAGCGAGGAGCGCGGGATCTACCGGACGAAGGACGGCGGGAAGTCGTGGACGCGCGTCCTCTTCGTCGATGCGAACACCGGCGCGAGCGACCTCTCCGTCGACCCGTCGAACCCGCGGATCCTCTACGCCGGGATGTGGCAGGTGGTGCGGCGCCCGTGGGAGCTCGTTTCGGGTGGCCCCGGCAGCAGCCTCTTCCGCTCGGACGACGGGGGCGACACCTGGAAGAAGCTGGCGAAGGGGCTCCCGGAGGGGACCTGGGGGAAGGTCGGCGTCGCGGCCTCGGGCGTAAAGCCGGGACGCGTCTGGGCGCTCGTCGAGGCGGAGAAGGGGGGGCTCTTCCGATCGGACGACTGGGGCGAGAGCTTCACGAAAGTGAACGAGGAGAACGACCTGCGCCAGCGGGCCTGGTACTACACCGGGGTCTACGCCGACCCCGGGAGCGCCGACTCCGTCTGGGTGACGAACGTCCAGCTCTGGAAGTCGGTCGACGGCGGGAAGACCTTCACGTCCGTCCCGACACCGCACGGCGACCACCACGACCTCTGGACCGATCCCGCCGACCCGTCGCACCTCATCGTCGGGGACGACGGCGGGGCGTACGTGTCGTACGACGGCGGCAGGACCTGGTCGTCGATCGAGAACCAGCCGACGGGGCAGTTCTACCGCGTCGCCGTCGACGACCGCTTCCCCTACCGCGTCTACGGCGCGCAGCAGGACAACACGACGGTGGCCATCGCGAGCCGCTCCCGTGGGCGGGAGATCGGCCGCGAGGAGTGGCACGCCGTCGGCGGCTGCGAGAGCGGCTGGATCGCCCCGAAGCCGGGCGAGCCGGACGTCGTCTACGCCGGCTGCTACGGCGGGTCGATCACCCGCTACGACCACCGGACGGGCGAGGAGCGCGAGATCACCGCCTGGCCGCAGCTCGCCATCGGCCGTCCCGCGACGGACCTGAAGTACCGCATCCAGTGGAACGCGCCGATCCTCGTCTCGCGGCACGACCCGAACGTCCTGTGGCACGCCGCGCAGCTCCTCCTCGAGTCGCGGGACGAGGGACAGAGCTGGAAGGAGATCTCGCCCGACCTGACCCGCAACGACCGGACGAAGCAGGGCTCTTCGGGCGGCCCGATCACGAAGGACAACACGGGCGTCGAGGTCTACGGGACGATCTTCGCCCTGGCGGAGTCGCGCCTGGCGAAGGGGCTCCTCTGGGCCGGGAGTGACGACGGCCTCGTTCACGTGACACGCGACGGCGGCGCGACGTGGAAGAACGTCACGCCGAAGGGGCTCCCCGAGTGGACCCAGGTGAACGCGATCGAAGCCTCGCCCCACGCCGCGGGCACGGCGTACCTCGCCGGGACGCTCTACAAGCTGGGCGACTTCACGCCGCACCTCTGGAAGACGGCCGATTACGGGGCGACCTGGACGCGGATCGACGCCGGCATTCCCCGCGACGCCTTCACGCGCGTCGTGAGGGAGGACCCGGAGCAGAGCGGCCTTCTCTTCGCGGGAACGGAGATGGGCCTCTTCGTCTCGTTCGACGCCGGGAAGGTCTGGACCCGTTTCCAACGGAACCTCCCGGTCGTGCCGATCACCGACCTCGCCTTCAAGGACGGCGACCTCGTCGTCGCGACGCAGGGGCGCGCCTTCTGGATCCTGGACGACCTCTCGCCGCTCCGGCAGTGGAGCGACGACGTGGCCGCGGCAAGGCTCCACCTGTTCGCGCCCAGGAGCGCGGTCCGGTTCCCGGGCGGCGGCGACCCGGCGAAGCCTCCGAAGGCGGCGGGCCAGAACCCTCCTCCCGGCGCGGTGATCTCGTTCTGGCTGAAGGAGGCGCCGAAGGAGGGCGAAGTCGTGGCCCTCGAGATCCTCGAAGGGGAGAGAGTCCTCCGCCGTTTCACGAACGAGAAGCGTGACGAGAAGGCGGTGGAGGAGGCGGAAAGCCCCACGGAGACGCCCCTCGAGCCCGTCGCCGGCCTGAACCGCTTCTCGTGGGATCTCCGGGGCCTGAAGCCGTCACTCGTACCGAAGGCGGTCCTCTGGGGTTCGAAGGAGGGGCCGCTCGTGGCGCCGGGGCGTTATGACATCCGTTTCCGGGCCCTGGGCGAGACCCGGACGGCGAGCGTCGAGGTCGTTCCGAACCCCGCGGTGAAAGTCGCCCCCGCGGACCTCGCCCGGCAGGCCGCCTTCCTCGCCGACCTGACGGCGGCGCTCTCCCGGACGCACGACACCGTTCGCACCCTGCGCGACGTCAGGGCGCAGGTCGTCGCGGTCGCCACGCGGGCGAAGAAGACCGGGGCGTCCCCGGCCGTCGCAGAGTCGGCGAAGGCCCTCGAGAGCCGACTCCTCGCCGTCGAGGCGAAGCTCGTCAACCCGAAGCTGAAGAGCTCGCAGGACGTCCTGAACTTCCCGCCGGCCCTCGACCACCAGATCGTCGGTCTGGTGAGCGCCGCCTCGAGCGCCGACGCCCCGCCGACGGCGGGCGCCATCGCCTACTGGGCGGAGCTGAAGCAGACGCTCGAGACGGTCTGGAAGGAGGCGAGCGAGGTGCTCGCGGGCGACGTGGCGGCCTTCAACGCCCGGCTGGCCTCGGCCGGCATCGCGCCGGTGGCGGAGCTGAGCCCGAAGGCGCCATAG